One cyanobiont of Ornithocercus magnificus DNA segment encodes these proteins:
- a CDS encoding TldD/PmbA family protein has product MNVAVATNPSVISLSEGALRDSLNRLLAAGYQAGVDLVEIFLESTNHLSILVEQDHITSVAPSFTCGAGVRVFLDKQDGFVSTNDLSEQGLLQALLQALDILGLQPAQVGPSGFEGLGNLRDHTASKRSWLSECPELQEAGEKILDGTNQLKKLGQHLQVRRGNYSRDWQEVLVAASDGTFARDIRLHQSQGLSVIAADGNHRSSVARRYGSTDKPHDLRVWDEDASAAEVCDGAGTMLYADYVEAGQMPAILANRFGGVIFHEACGHLLETTQIERGTTPFAEKIDKPIAHTSVTAIDEGLSHGAFGSIAMDDEGMEAQRTVLIENGVLRHFISDRAGERRTGHPRTGSGRRQSHAFAAASRMRNTYIAAGPHTPEQLVASVDRGLYCKSMGGGSVGPTGQFNFSVEEAYLIENGSLTRPVKGATLIGEAKEVMPRISMCANDLDLAAGYCGSVSGSIFVTVGQPHIKVDSITVGGR; this is encoded by the coding sequence TTGAACGTTGCCGTTGCTACTAACCCAAGTGTTATCTCTCTTAGTGAAGGTGCTCTTCGGGACAGTCTCAACCGTCTCCTTGCAGCTGGTTACCAAGCTGGTGTTGACCTGGTAGAAATCTTTCTAGAATCGACTAATCATTTAAGCATACTTGTTGAACAAGATCATATAACTAGCGTAGCACCCTCATTCACATGCGGTGCTGGCGTTCGCGTCTTCCTTGATAAACAGGATGGCTTTGTAAGCACAAATGACTTATCTGAGCAGGGCCTGCTGCAAGCTTTGCTGCAGGCCCTCGATATACTCGGCCTACAGCCTGCCCAGGTAGGTCCTTCAGGATTTGAGGGCCTTGGAAATCTGCGTGACCACACTGCTAGTAAGCGGTCGTGGTTGAGTGAATGCCCAGAACTTCAGGAAGCTGGTGAGAAAATCTTGGATGGCACAAATCAGCTTAAGAAGTTGGGCCAGCATCTACAAGTGCGACGTGGGAATTATTCCCGAGACTGGCAAGAAGTTCTTGTCGCAGCAAGTGATGGCACCTTTGCACGAGACATCCGTCTACATCAGTCCCAGGGATTGAGTGTGATTGCGGCTGATGGTAATCATCGCAGCAGTGTCGCACGTCGCTATGGCAGTACTGACAAACCCCATGATTTGCGTGTTTGGGATGAGGATGCCTCAGCAGCAGAAGTTTGTGACGGTGCTGGCACTATGCTTTATGCTGACTACGTTGAAGCAGGTCAGATGCCAGCTATACTGGCCAACCGCTTTGGTGGCGTGATCTTCCACGAAGCCTGTGGACACCTACTTGAAACGACCCAGATTGAAAGGGGAACAACACCTTTTGCAGAAAAAATTGATAAGCCAATTGCACACACATCTGTCACAGCAATTGATGAAGGCCTAAGTCATGGGGCCTTCGGCTCAATTGCAATGGATGATGAAGGTATGGAGGCACAACGCACAGTCTTGATTGAGAATGGAGTACTGCGCCATTTCATTAGTGATCGTGCTGGTGAACGGCGTACTGGACATCCGCGTACTGGTAGTGGTCGACGCCAAAGTCATGCTTTTGCTGCTGCCAGCCGTATGCGCAACACGTATATTGCTGCTGGTCCACATACACCTGAGCAGCTTGTTGCTTCGGTTGACCGGGGTCTTTACTGCAAATCCATGGGCGGTGGTAGTGTTGGACCAACAGGTCAGTTTAACTTCTCAGTCGAAGAGGCTTATTTGATCGAGAACGGTAGCCTGACACGCCCAGTTAAAGGAGCCACGCTGATTGGTGAGGCTAAAGAGGTGATGCCAAGAATTTCAATGTGTGCCAATGATCTTGACCTAGCTGCCGGCTATTGTGGGTCAGTTAGCGGTAGCATCTTTGTAACTGTCGGGCAGCCGCACATCAAGGTGGACTCTATTACTGTTGGGGGGCGTTAA
- a CDS encoding amino acid decarboxylase, translating to MISPFVLGVSGASAQQLAERALQQLLRNGCDVHLIMSRGAYKVWRAERALAVPTDPERQSMFWRDRLDESGGTLTCHHWNNQSAVVASGSFRTAAMAVIPCSMGTIGRIRAGIASDLIERCADVHLKERRPLLLAPRETPFNLIHLRNLTELAEAGATIAPPIPAWYTDPKSIDDMVDFMVVRMFDSLGETLKPLKRWHGGVL from the coding sequence ATGATTTCACCATTTGTACTCGGTGTCAGCGGAGCATCAGCACAGCAGCTTGCGGAGCGTGCTCTACAGCAGCTGCTACGCAATGGTTGCGACGTGCATTTGATTATGAGTCGTGGGGCCTACAAAGTCTGGCGGGCAGAGCGGGCTCTTGCTGTACCGACTGATCCTGAAAGACAATCTATGTTCTGGCGCGATCGCCTCGATGAGAGTGGTGGTACACTCACTTGTCACCATTGGAATAATCAATCTGCTGTAGTTGCCAGTGGCAGTTTCCGCACTGCAGCTATGGCTGTAATCCCTTGCAGTATGGGCACCATTGGTAGAATCCGAGCGGGTATAGCATCTGACCTAATAGAGCGATGCGCTGATGTTCACCTCAAAGAACGTAGACCTCTGTTACTAGCTCCTCGCGAGACCCCATTTAACCTAATCCATCTTCGTAACCTCACAGAATTAGCAGAGGCTGGAGCAACAATCGCACCACCAATTCCAGCTTGGTACACCGATCCAAAGTCTATCGATGACATGGTTGACTTCATGGTGGTTCGTATGTTTGATAGTCTTGGCGAGACACTTAAGCCACTCAAACGCTGGCATGGAGGTGTTCTATGA
- a CDS encoding TldD/PmbA family protein: protein MPNAATIRGNQLDPIHLRDVLERKAHILGIHQWDLGASYSLDKLVQVDRGEAKQLQAAQQSGIMVRTWNARGLAGVTSTTDLSEAGLGRALEGAHAASAFGNSEDTPSFSPLASASLPLFERPLRSPSKIQVLLQRLREAEADLLGRHNAISTVPYNGLAESQSEKLYLNSEGAVRWIEVSQASLYLYARAEEPGRKPRSSGAIRVGYGSEDIDIESCVNEAAQRTISHLDYRPIATGSYTVCFTPEAFLDLIGAFSSIFNARAILDGISLSTTKSLGTEIAAPFFSLCDDSLNTNYVGALPFDGEGTPTSRITLVNSGRLENVLHSEATARHFGVSPTGHAKLGAKVSVRPGWLEVSRNYSIPTQVKLDHNSCQEKFVLIESLGALHAGVKASQGSFSLPFDGWLVCNGERVSIDAATVAGDIQQVLNSLLHLEDEIEITHQGAAPHVWVESLSITGEA from the coding sequence TTGCCTAATGCTGCTACTATCCGGGGTAACCAACTAGACCCCATACATCTCCGTGATGTTCTTGAACGCAAAGCACATATCCTAGGGATACATCAGTGGGACCTAGGCGCTTCTTACAGCCTCGATAAACTTGTCCAGGTTGATCGTGGTGAAGCTAAACAACTACAGGCTGCGCAACAAAGTGGCATCATGGTTCGCACTTGGAACGCCAGAGGTCTTGCTGGAGTTACCAGCACTACTGATTTAAGCGAAGCGGGCTTAGGCCGTGCTCTGGAAGGCGCACATGCCGCAAGTGCTTTTGGCAACTCTGAGGATACCCCATCTTTTTCTCCACTAGCTTCTGCTTCACTGCCTCTATTCGAGCGCCCATTGCGGTCACCAAGTAAGATCCAGGTGTTGCTTCAAAGACTTCGCGAGGCAGAAGCAGATCTGCTTGGACGTCATAACGCCATTAGCACAGTGCCGTATAATGGCCTAGCAGAGTCACAGTCGGAGAAACTCTACCTCAATAGCGAGGGAGCAGTTCGCTGGATAGAGGTATCCCAGGCAAGCCTTTACCTCTATGCACGTGCTGAAGAACCGGGACGTAAACCACGAAGTAGCGGCGCAATCCGAGTCGGCTATGGCAGTGAGGATATCGACATAGAAAGTTGTGTAAATGAAGCCGCCCAGCGCACTATTAGTCACCTTGACTACCGACCAATTGCTACCGGCTCATATACTGTTTGTTTTACCCCAGAAGCATTCCTCGATCTTATTGGGGCCTTCAGTAGTATATTTAATGCTCGAGCAATTCTAGATGGTATCAGTCTTAGTACTACCAAGTCACTGGGAACGGAAATCGCCGCTCCATTTTTTTCGCTATGTGACGACAGCTTAAATACTAACTATGTAGGCGCTTTACCATTCGACGGTGAGGGAACACCTACAAGTCGTATCACACTCGTGAATAGTGGCCGACTTGAAAACGTTTTGCACTCAGAAGCAACCGCCCGACACTTTGGTGTTTCTCCAACTGGTCATGCAAAGCTAGGAGCCAAAGTTTCTGTAAGACCAGGATGGCTTGAAGTTAGTCGTAATTACAGCATCCCAACACAGGTAAAACTCGATCATAACAGCTGCCAGGAAAAGTTTGTGCTGATCGAAAGCCTAGGTGCACTTCATGCCGGTGTTAAAGCTAGCCAGGGGTCATTTTCGCTACCATTCGATGGATGGCTAGTCTGTAACGGTGAGAGAGTTTCTATCGATGCCGCCACTGTAGCAGGAGATATTCAGCAGGTACTGAACTCACTCCTTCATCTTGAAGACGAAATTGAAATAACTCACCAGGGAGCAGCACCACACGTTTGGGTAGAGAGTCTCTCTATTACTGGCGAAGCGTGA
- a CDS encoding magnesium-protoporphyrin IX monomethyl ester (oxidative) cyclase produces MPEAIASQGVAIKDPVKDTILTPRFYTTDFDAMAAMDLSPNREELNAICEEFRKDYNRHHFVRNQEFEGAADKLDPQTRKVFIEFLEQSCTSEFSGFLLYKELSRRIKQKNPLLAECFAHMARDEARHAGFLNKSMSDFGVQLDLGFLTANKKYTFFKPKFIFYATYLSEKIGYWRYITIYRHLQKNPSSRIFPIFNFFENWCQDENRHGDFFDALMKAQPETIQGFRAKLWCRFFLLAVFTTMYVRDIARKEFYEAIGLDARDYDRFVINKTNETAARVFPAVLDTHHPSFWYRLEAIVANNAALSRTEDTTAPRFIKLIQKLPYWLSNVGQMLRLFMISPLDSELMQSTVR; encoded by the coding sequence GTGCCCGAAGCCATAGCATCCCAGGGCGTCGCTATTAAGGATCCGGTGAAGGACACGATCCTCACACCGCGCTTTTACACAACGGATTTTGACGCCATGGCTGCCATGGATCTCAGTCCCAACAGGGAAGAGCTCAATGCTATCTGCGAAGAGTTTCGCAAAGACTACAACCGCCACCACTTTGTCCGTAATCAGGAATTCGAAGGGGCTGCCGATAAGCTTGACCCACAAACTAGAAAGGTCTTCATTGAATTTCTTGAACAGAGTTGTACCTCAGAATTTTCAGGCTTCTTACTCTATAAAGAGTTAAGCCGCCGAATTAAGCAAAAAAATCCCTTACTTGCTGAATGCTTTGCCCACATGGCACGCGACGAGGCTCGTCATGCTGGTTTTCTGAACAAGTCAATGAGTGACTTCGGTGTCCAGCTTGATCTTGGGTTTCTTACCGCTAACAAGAAGTACACCTTCTTTAAGCCAAAGTTTATTTTTTATGCTACCTACCTTTCGGAGAAGATTGGCTATTGGCGCTATATCACTATCTATCGACACCTTCAGAAGAATCCGAGCAGCAGAATCTTTCCAATCTTCAATTTTTTCGAGAACTGGTGCCAAGATGAGAACCGTCATGGTGACTTCTTTGATGCTTTGATGAAAGCTCAGCCAGAGACTATACAAGGATTTAGGGCCAAGTTATGGTGCCGTTTTTTCTTGCTCGCTGTCTTTACAACTATGTACGTCCGTGACATCGCCCGGAAGGAATTCTACGAGGCGATTGGCCTCGACGCCCGAGATTATGACCGCTTTGTTATTAATAAAACAAATGAGACAGCTGCTCGTGTATTTCCTGCTGTGCTTGACACTCATCACCCCAGTTTCTGGTATAGGCTTGAGGCAATCGTGGCTAATAATGCCGCTCTAAGTCGCACTGAAGATACTACTGCACCTAGATTTATCAAATTAATTCAAAAGTTGCCTTACTGGTTATCCAATGTTGGACAAATGCTGCGACTATTTATGATATCTCCTCTTGACAGTGAGCTAATGCAGTCGACCGTGCGCTGA
- a CDS encoding methionyl-tRNA formyltransferase, translating to MRVLFWGTPTYAVPTLEALLDAGHEIVGVVSQPDRRRSRGRALQASPVKCRASEEGLTVFSSYCIRKDPEIQKLIANCNADLFVVVAFGQILPKEVLQQPPLGCWNGHGSLLPRWRGAAPIQWSLLSGDPKTGVGIMAMEEGLDTGPLLLQREQSIGLLQNADELAQHLSHLTAKLMVEALPQIKTAGSGLEAGCWDCLGLIPQHQLNRDVTYARLLSKEDYWIDWSRQALEIHRQVMALYPHALCSWRGLRFKVQATEPLIMKLRDQLSDDVRKILDQHATSMRRKPGEITSVIQGLGVIVATGGNHQLLIRKAQIENKTAAVGTALLQQMQVRPGDQLLSLHSISLSTN from the coding sequence GTGAGAGTTTTATTCTGGGGAACACCTACCTATGCAGTCCCTACTCTTGAGGCACTTCTTGATGCGGGTCATGAAATTGTTGGAGTTGTTAGCCAACCTGACCGTAGACGTAGCCGGGGTCGTGCACTGCAAGCCTCTCCAGTCAAGTGTCGTGCTTCTGAAGAAGGCCTAACTGTATTTTCGTCCTATTGTATCCGTAAAGACCCGGAGATACAGAAGCTCATCGCTAACTGCAATGCCGACTTATTTGTTGTTGTAGCTTTCGGCCAGATTCTTCCAAAAGAGGTTTTACAGCAACCACCTCTTGGTTGTTGGAATGGTCATGGGTCTCTACTGCCACGCTGGCGAGGAGCTGCGCCAATTCAATGGAGTCTCCTAAGCGGTGACCCGAAGACTGGTGTGGGAATCATGGCAATGGAGGAAGGACTTGACACAGGACCACTATTATTACAGAGAGAGCAGTCTATTGGACTGCTGCAAAATGCTGACGAACTGGCGCAGCATCTCAGTCATCTGACGGCAAAGCTAATGGTAGAGGCTCTACCGCAAATCAAGACTGCTGGATCAGGTCTAGAGGCAGGTTGCTGGGACTGCCTCGGCTTAATACCTCAGCATCAACTGAACAGAGACGTAACCTACGCGCGACTCCTAAGCAAGGAGGATTATTGGATCGACTGGTCTCGGCAGGCACTGGAAATTCACAGACAGGTTATGGCTTTGTATCCACATGCCCTATGTAGCTGGAGAGGCCTTCGATTCAAGGTGCAAGCTACAGAGCCACTTATCATGAAACTTCGCGATCAACTCTCTGACGATGTCAGGAAAATTCTTGACCAGCATGCGACTTCAATGAGAAGAAAACCTGGTGAAATCACTTCTGTTATTCAAGGACTCGGGGTCATTGTGGCAACGGGAGGAAATCACCAGCTTTTGATCCGGAAGGCTCAAATCGAAAATAAGACAGCAGCAGTAGGCACAGCTTTACTACAGCAAATGCAGGTTAGACCTGGAGACCAGCTGCTTAGCTTGCATTCAATAAGCCTAAGCACCAACTAA